The Geothrix sp. DNA segment GCACCTGGTCCAGCTGGGTGGGGTCCATCCGGACCTCCCAGAGGGAGGGCGCCACGGTCCACACCAGCCGGATCTCGGGACCCACCAGCCGCCCCAGCACCCCCTGCATGCCCGCCACGGAGAGGTTCAGGTCCAGCAGGCAGGGCTCCACCGGCTGCCGGCGTGCGAAGGCCAGGAGCTGGCGGGTGAGGTTCGCCGAGTGGCGGGAGGCCCGCTGGATCTCCTCCAGGTACTTCCGCTCCGGCTGGACCTGGGGCATCTGGTAGAGGGCCAGGTCGGCGTTGGCCAGGATGACGCCCAGCATGTTGTTGTAGTCGTGGGCGACGCTGCCCGCGAAGCGGCCCACCAACTCCATCTTCTGGGCCTGCTGCAGCTGGGCCTCGAGGCGGGCCTGCTCGGCGACCATGCGGTGGTGCTCGGTGATGTCCCGGCCGATGCCAAGTACGCCGGTGAGCCGGCCCTCCGCGTCGTACATGGGCGTCTTGAGGGTCTCCAGCAGGATCTCCTGGCCGGTCTCCGCCAGGGTGACCCACTCCTCGTTCACTCGCGTCTCCCCCGCGGCGATGACGTCCCGGTCCTTCTGGCGGAAGAAGTCGGCCAGCTCCCGGGAGACGAAGTCATGGTCCGTCTTGCCGAGGATGTCGGCCTCCTTCGCCCCGAAGAAGCGCTCGAAGGCCCGGTTGCAGCCCAGGTACACGCCCTCGGGGTCCTTCAGCCAGACCAGGTCGGGGATGGCGCGGAGCAGGGACTGGAGCCGGGCCTCGCGGCTGGCCACCTTGTCCACCAGGCGCCGGACCATGACGAAGAGCATGATCGCGGTCACGGCCACGAAGAACCAGCCCTTCAGGATGCTCACCAGGGTCATGGTGGCCGGGTCCTGGATCAGGGCCTCCACCACGCGGTCCGACAGGAGGATCCATAGCCCGGAGAACCCGGCATAGAGGAGCACCACCCGGAACGCCCCGGCGGTGCTGGAGGCGCCGCCCTTCGAATGGATCTGGATCGGTTCGGACATGGGGCGCGCGGCTCCTGCGAAGATCCTACGCCCCATGGCGTGCCTTAAGGCACCCTCAGAGCCCCAGCAGCTCCTTGATCCTGGGCGTGACGCTGCGGCTGACCTCCAGGTCCAGCCCCTCCGCCACCCGCACCGAGGCCCGGCCGCCCTCCAGGGGGCGCAGGCCCAGCACGGCCTCGGGCCGCAGGAGCAGGTGCCGCTGGATGCGCAGCAGTCCCGCCCCGGGGAAGGCACCCTCCACCTCGGCCAGGGTGGTCCAGGAGGTGCGGTGGCGGCTGCCGCCAGCCCAGGCCCAGACCACCTCCTCCTCCACCTCGAAGTGGGTGGTGCGTTTCAGGTCCAGGAAGACATGACCCTCCCCGGCCTTCACCGGGAAGCGCTGGGGGAGGGCCGCCGGGGCCTCGCCGCGCCGCAGGCCCCCCTCCCGCAGCCGGGCCAGGGTCTTGGCCAGCCGTTCGGCGGAGATGGGCTTCATGATGTAGTCCACGGCCGCGGCTTCGAAGGCCCGGACCGCGTGCTCCGAGTGGGCCGTGACGAAGACCACCGGCGGGCAGTGGCGGCAGTCCCCCAGCTCGGCGGCCACCTCGAGGCCCGTGGCCCCGGGCATCTGGATGTCCAGGAACAGCGCGTCCACCTCGCGGGGCTCCTGCAGCCAGGCCAGCACCGAGGGGCCGTCCGCCAGCTCCGCCCTCACGTCGCAGCCGGCCTCCCGCAGCAGCCGCGCCAGCCGCGCCCGCGCCAGGGGCTCATCATCGGCCAGGGCCACCCGCAGGCTCTTCATCGGCGCATCTCCAGGCTGGGCAGTTCGACGGTCGCCACCGTGCGGGGGCCCTCACTGCGCAGGTGGAGGGCGGCGCCCGCACCGTAGGCCAGGCGCAGCCTCGCCTCCAGGTTCGACAGGCCCACACCCGCTCCCGGCACCAGGCCCAGGGCGCGGCCCGTATTCGAGACCCGCAGGACCAGTCCCCCGTTGTGGCGGCGCATGGAGATCTCCAGCGTGCCGCCCTCGGGATGGGGGGCGATGCCGTGCTTCAGGGCGTTCTCCACCAGGGGCTGGATGAGGAAGGGCGGGGCCTCAGCCTGGTCGAGCCCCGCGTCCCAGTCCCATTGCACCCGCAGCCGCTCCCCGAGCCGCAGCCCCTCCACGGCCAGGAAACGCTGCACCAGGGCCCGCTCCTCGGCCAGGGGGGCCCGGGCCCGGTCGCCGTGGCGCAGCAGGGCCCGGTACAGCTCGGACAGGTCGAGGATGCCCTGCTCGGCGGCCCCCGGATCCTGGCGCACCAGCTCGGCCAGGCCGTTGAGGGAATTGAACAGGACATGGGGGCTCAGCTGGCCGCGCAGGAGCACCCACTGGGCCTCCTCCAGCCGGGTTTCGGCGGCGGCCTTCTCCTCCTCCGAGATGACCGAGAAGGAGATGATCGCGCCCAGGATGGTCATCATGGGCCCGCCCACCAGGAGGTTGAGGCCCAGGACGGATTGGAAACTCACCTTGTGACCCTGGGCCATGCCCAGGGCCTCGGCCTTCAGGCTGGCGTTGCGCACCAGGAACCAGCTGATGGCCACCAGCAGGAAGATCACCAGGGCGTTGAAGACGAGCGCCTGGAGCAGGCCGCGCCCGAAGGCCGGGCGGGACCGGTCGTCGCCGCTCCAGCGCCAGGGCAGGGGCGCCAGGAAGCCGTAGGAAAAGGACACCAGGAAGGGCATGAGCAGGGCGTTCGCCAGAGCCCCCGGCTGGCGCATCTGCACGGCGGCCGGCACCACCAGGAACTGCAGGGCCGTGAAGAGGGCGGCGAAGATCAGCACGATGGCCCAGGGCGTCCGCTTCCGCAGGCGCGCCCGGAAGTGCTGCTGGAGGGCACCGATTCGCATGGTCTCCAGCATGCCCGAGGCTTGGCCTTCCGGGGCGGGGGTCGCCGGACGGCCCCTCCGGACCGCCCATCCGGCGGGCCGGACCGGTGGTCCGCCCTGGAACGGCGGAGCCGCCGCCGGCACCCAAGGAAGCGCCCCGGAGTCCCCATGCGCCCCGTTCTCTCCCTCGCCCTGCTCAGCGTCCTCTCTCTGCCCGCCGCCGAAAGGAAGGCCCCCATGTCCCTGCACGACATCTCCCTCAACACCCTGGACGGCAAGCCCCAGTCCCTGGCCGCCTACAAGGGCAAGGTCGTCCTCGCCGTGAACGTGGCCAGCGAGTGCGGCTACACCCCCCAGTACGCCGGGCTGCAGAAGCTCTACCTGGAGCAGAAGGAGCGCGGCCTGGTGGTGCTGGGCTTCCCCTGCAACCAGTTCGGCGGGCAGGAGCCAGGCAGCGCCGCCCAGATCGAAAGCTTCTGCCAGAAGAACTACGGCGTGACCTTCCCACTCTTCGAGAAGCTCGAGGTGAAGGGCGCGAACCAAGCGCCCCTCTACCAGTTCCTCACCGCCAAACACGGCGAGCCCGCCTGGAACTTCCACAAGTACCTGGTGGGAAAGGACGGCCAGGTGATCCAGGCCTTCAGCAGCAAGGTGGCCCCGGACAGCGCCGAGCTGAAGGCCGCCATCGAGGCCGCGCTCAAGTAGCCTTCCCGAGCGGGTCGTACCGCTACCATGACGCCATGCGCGATCCGGAAGCCCTGCGGGACCAGCACAAGCGGCGCCTGGCCTGGATGCCCTGGCTCTACTTCGCGCTCAAGGCCCGGCACCGCGCCTGGGCCGAACCCTGGCAGGCCGAGGTGCAGGCGCGGCTCCTGGCCCAGGAGACCGTCCAGCTCGGGGCGGGCTGCTTCATCGCGCCCGATGCGGCCATCTTCGGCGAGCCGGGGCGGGCCGTGGTGATCGGTGACCGCTGCGCCATCGCCGCGCAGGCCTTCCTGCACGGACCGATCCTGTTGGGGAACGACGTGAGTGTGAACGCCGGGGCCCGGCTGGACGGCGGCCGCAAGG contains these protein-coding regions:
- a CDS encoding two-component system sensor histidine kinase NtrB, with product MSEPIQIHSKGGASSTAGAFRVVLLYAGFSGLWILLSDRVVEALIQDPATMTLVSILKGWFFVAVTAIMLFVMVRRLVDKVASREARLQSLLRAIPDLVWLKDPEGVYLGCNRAFERFFGAKEADILGKTDHDFVSRELADFFRQKDRDVIAAGETRVNEEWVTLAETGQEILLETLKTPMYDAEGRLTGVLGIGRDITEHHRMVAEQARLEAQLQQAQKMELVGRFAGSVAHDYNNMLGVILANADLALYQMPQVQPERKYLEEIQRASRHSANLTRQLLAFARRQPVEPCLLDLNLSVAGMQGVLGRLVGPEIRLVWTVAPSLWEVRMDPTQLDQVLTNLVVNARDAIAGRGRIEVATANRTLDDADCAILPGIQPGDHVCLSVADSGCGLAPELVERIFEPFFTTKPAGRGTGLGLATVHGIVKQNHGAIQVESEPGKGATFRVYFPRA
- a CDS encoding LytR/AlgR family response regulator transcription factor translates to MKSLRVALADDEPLARARLARLLREAGCDVRAELADGPSVLAWLQEPREVDALFLDIQMPGATGLEVAAELGDCRHCPPVVFVTAHSEHAVRAFEAAAVDYIMKPISAERLAKTLARLREGGLRRGEAPAALPQRFPVKAGEGHVFLDLKRTTHFEVEEEVVWAWAGGSRHRTSWTTLAEVEGAFPGAGLLRIQRHLLLRPEAVLGLRPLEGGRASVRVAEGLDLEVSRSVTPRIKELLGL
- a CDS encoding sensor histidine kinase, which encodes MRIGALQQHFRARLRKRTPWAIVLIFAALFTALQFLVVPAAVQMRQPGALANALLMPFLVSFSYGFLAPLPWRWSGDDRSRPAFGRGLLQALVFNALVIFLLVAISWFLVRNASLKAEALGMAQGHKVSFQSVLGLNLLVGGPMMTILGAIISFSVISEEEKAAAETRLEEAQWVLLRGQLSPHVLFNSLNGLAELVRQDPGAAEQGILDLSELYRALLRHGDRARAPLAEERALVQRFLAVEGLRLGERLRVQWDWDAGLDQAEAPPFLIQPLVENALKHGIAPHPEGGTLEISMRRHNGGLVLRVSNTGRALGLVPGAGVGLSNLEARLRLAYGAGAALHLRSEGPRTVATVELPSLEMRR
- a CDS encoding glutathione peroxidase, translating into MRPVLSLALLSVLSLPAAERKAPMSLHDISLNTLDGKPQSLAAYKGKVVLAVNVASECGYTPQYAGLQKLYLEQKERGLVVLGFPCNQFGGQEPGSAAQIESFCQKNYGVTFPLFEKLEVKGANQAPLYQFLTAKHGEPAWNFHKYLVGKDGQVIQAFSSKVAPDSAELKAAIEAALK
- a CDS encoding acyltransferase, whose amino-acid sequence is MRDPEALRDQHKRRLAWMPWLYFALKARHRAWAEPWQAEVQARLLAQETVQLGAGCFIAPDAAIFGEPGRAVVIGDRCAIAAQAFLHGPILLGNDVSVNAGARLDGGRKGLAVGDGTRIASGAAIYAFDHGLKPDRDIKDQPVRSRGIRLGRDVWIGANAGITDGVSIGDHAVVAMGAVVTKDVPDWAIVAGVPAVMVGDRRER